One window of Microbacterium sediminis genomic DNA carries:
- a CDS encoding FAD-dependent oxidoreductase has protein sequence MRSQTIDSDITVVGGGLAGVCAAISAARLGKRVALINNRPVLGGNSSSEVRVWVCGATAHGVQRFARETGIVGELYVENQYRNPEGNPILWDEVVWDAVRAEPNIRLFLNTDVREVDAADVDGERIIRSVRGWTMGSEIWSEFRSPYVLDCTGDGLIGHLAGADYRLGREARDEHGEEWAPEVADREFLGSTILFYTADRGRPVEYVAPDSAIDIRDTPIPTSRILRSGDSGAHYWWIEWGGELDIVDDNERIRDELRGVIFGIWDYIKNSGQFEADTLDLEWVGAIPGKREYRRFLGDHVLSQNDILGQVDFPDAVAFGGWSIDLHPVEGMYSTEAGALQRYSDGIYGIPFRSYYSRNVANMLMAGRDISATHVAFGSSRVMATCGLGGEAAGTGAALALELGVRPREIATHHADRLRQLLLRQDAGVFGVRNTDPLDLARAATVTASSEATSIDAAEFEPGSATSPLRLDAEVGLLLPVDPRIDAVEVLLTVRADTVVEASLWTTGRPQNAVPVDHRRIVRVPVTAAAEPQWVRLPLEWAPAEPESVVVTLAADEAIDVHLQAAQVPGMLTLVRRAEADGDVNVAVDQSEAVIAWPAIPLRGRTLRARITPETAAFAAARAVGGYQRYYGGPNLWASRADDRAPWLRLDWPAERAVSEVRVVFDDDLDVELNTLHHHRTPDRVFPELVRDYAIEALDESGAWREVAAVTGNRRRHRVHRFPSITTRALRLSVRATNGAAQARVYAFRAYETPPRP, from the coding sequence ATGCGCTCTCAGACGATCGACTCCGACATCACGGTGGTGGGCGGCGGACTCGCGGGGGTGTGCGCCGCGATCAGCGCGGCACGCCTGGGCAAGCGGGTCGCGCTGATCAACAACCGGCCGGTGCTGGGCGGGAACTCCTCGTCGGAGGTGCGGGTCTGGGTGTGCGGCGCGACCGCCCACGGTGTGCAGCGCTTCGCACGCGAGACGGGCATCGTCGGCGAGCTGTACGTCGAGAACCAGTACCGCAATCCCGAGGGCAACCCGATCCTGTGGGACGAGGTGGTCTGGGACGCCGTGCGCGCGGAGCCGAACATCCGTCTCTTCCTCAACACCGACGTGCGCGAGGTGGACGCCGCCGACGTCGACGGGGAGCGGATCATCCGCAGCGTGCGGGGCTGGACGATGGGGTCGGAGATCTGGAGCGAGTTCCGCAGCCCGTACGTGCTGGACTGCACGGGCGACGGCCTGATCGGCCACCTCGCGGGCGCCGACTATCGCCTGGGCCGCGAGGCGCGCGACGAGCACGGCGAGGAGTGGGCGCCGGAGGTGGCCGATCGGGAGTTCCTGGGCTCGACGATCCTCTTCTACACGGCCGATCGCGGCCGGCCGGTGGAGTACGTGGCGCCGGACTCGGCGATCGACATCCGCGACACCCCGATCCCCACCTCGCGCATCCTGCGCAGCGGCGACTCGGGCGCTCACTACTGGTGGATCGAGTGGGGCGGCGAGCTCGACATCGTCGACGACAACGAGCGCATCCGCGACGAGCTGCGCGGCGTGATCTTCGGGATCTGGGACTACATCAAGAACTCGGGGCAGTTCGAGGCCGACACCCTCGACCTCGAGTGGGTCGGGGCGATCCCGGGCAAGCGGGAGTACCGCCGCTTCCTGGGCGATCACGTGCTGAGCCAGAACGACATCCTCGGACAGGTCGACTTCCCCGACGCCGTCGCGTTCGGGGGGTGGTCGATCGACCTGCACCCGGTGGAGGGCATGTACTCCACCGAGGCGGGGGCGCTGCAGCGCTACTCCGACGGGATCTACGGGATCCCGTTCCGCAGCTACTACTCCCGGAACGTGGCCAACATGCTCATGGCCGGGCGCGACATCTCGGCCACGCACGTGGCCTTCGGCTCGTCGCGCGTGATGGCCACCTGCGGGCTCGGGGGCGAGGCCGCCGGCACCGGCGCCGCCCTGGCGCTCGAGCTCGGGGTGCGGCCGCGCGAGATCGCGACCCACCACGCCGACCGGCTGCGGCAGCTGCTGCTGCGGCAGGACGCCGGGGTGTTCGGGGTGCGCAACACCGATCCGCTGGACCTCGCCCGCGCCGCCACCGTGACGGCGTCGAGCGAGGCGACATCGATCGACGCGGCCGAGTTCGAGCCCGGCTCCGCGACGTCGCCGCTGCGGCTGGACGCCGAGGTGGGGCTGCTGCTGCCGGTGGACCCGCGGATCGACGCCGTGGAGGTGCTGCTCACCGTGCGCGCCGACACCGTCGTGGAGGCCTCGCTGTGGACCACCGGGCGCCCCCAGAACGCGGTGCCGGTCGACCACCGCCGCATCGTCCGGGTGCCCGTGACCGCGGCGGCCGAGCCGCAGTGGGTCCGGCTGCCGCTGGAGTGGGCGCCGGCCGAGCCCGAGAGCGTGGTGGTCACCCTCGCCGCCGACGAGGCGATCGACGTGCACCTGCAGGCCGCGCAGGTGCCCGGCATGCTCACGCTCGTGCGGCGGGCCGAGGCCGACGGCGACGTGAACGTGGCCGTCGACCAGTCGGAGGCCGTGATCGCCTGGCCGGCGATCCCGCTCCGCGGCCGCACCCTGCGCGCCCGCATCACGCCCGAGACCGCGGCCTTCGCGGCGGCGCGGGCCGTCGGGGGCTATCAGCGGTACTACGGCGGCCCGAACCTGTGGGCCTCGCGCGCCGACGACCGCGCGCCCTGGCTGCGGCTGGACTGGCCCGCGGAGCGGGCCGTGTCGGAGGTGCGCGTCGTGTTCGACGACGACCTCGACGTGGAGCTGAACACGCTGCACCACCATCGCACGCCCGATCGCGTGTTCCCGGAGCTCGTGCGGGACTACGCGATCGAGGCCCTCGACGAGTCCGGCGCGTGGCGCGAGGTCGCCGCCGTCACCGGCAACCGCCGGCGCCACCGCGTGCACCGATTTCCGAGCATCACGACGCGGGCCCTTCGCCTGAGCGTCCGCGCCACCAACGGCGCCGCCCAGGCGCGGGTCTACGCGTTCCGCGCCTACGAGACCCCACCGCGGCCCTGA